Below is a window of Candidatus Krumholzibacteriia bacterium DNA.
GCCACCGGCCACGGTGAACAGCGCCCAGAGCAAGACGATGAACGGCATGTATTCGTGCAGTGTGGTCACCAGGATGGCGTGGACCGCGTCACCCCTGCGAGCGAGCAGGAAGGGAACGGCGAAGATCAGGCCCCAGGCCACAGCCACTTTGGAATAATGATGATGCCAGAAGCGGGGTAGGAAGAGCGGGAAGAGCGCGATGGAGAGGAGGATGCCGGCGAAGGGGAGGATGCTCCAGAGCGGCATGCCTTCCCCGAGAACGGCGGCGCTCACGTTGTCGCCGGCGGGTGTTTCGCCGGCGGCGCAGGTGGCGCCGAGAAGGAACAGCAACATGACGAGCCCCGCGAGAGCGGCAACTCTGGCACGACCTGACGCGGCGGCCCGACGGCGCGCCGCAAGCGAAGGGCAGCGCGCGTGGCGACGGGTTTCGTGCATGCGTTGGTTCCTCAGCGGAGCTTGGCGAAGGTGGCGACATCATCACTGGCGCCGACCACGAGCAGGCTGTCGCCCTGGGCCAGGATGAAGTCCGGCTGCGGCGCGTGATAGTCCTTCCTGCCGCTCGTGCCCATGCGTTCGACGACGATGACGTTGAGCCCGTGGCGCGAGCGGATCTCGGCTTGAGCCAAGTTCTTCCCCACCAGGGGCGGCGGCACCCGGACCGATTGCAGGCGGTAGCCCTCGGGCAGCTCCAACGGGTTGGAGCCGGATTCCATCCCGTCGCGCCAGCGCACCTCGCCGAGCAGTAAGTTGCGCCGCAGGATCTCCCGGTCGAGGAAGCCCAGCAGATCGCGCCGGGTGACGACGCCCAGGAAACGCGAGCCTGGGCCGTTCTCGACCACCGCCACCTCGCCGGTGTCGATGAACCAGAGCTTCTCGTTCACCGCAGCGAGAGAAGCGTCGGCAGGCACCGAACGTGCCGTCTCGGCGAGGTCCTCGGCGATGAGCAGACTGGAGAGCTCCTGCACGGAAAGAATGTTCTTCACCGCGTGCAGTTCGATGGCTC
It encodes the following:
- a CDS encoding sodium:proton antiporter — translated: MLLFLLGATCAAGETPAGDNVSAAVLGEGMPLWSILPFAGILLSIALFPLFLPRFWHHHYSKVAVAWGLIFAVPFLLARRGDAVHAILVTTLHEYMPFIVLLWALFTVAGG